In Archocentrus centrarchus isolate MPI-CPG fArcCen1 chromosome 22, fArcCen1, whole genome shotgun sequence, one DNA window encodes the following:
- the LOC115772765 gene encoding SERTA domain-containing protein 4-like, with the protein MTLVLSMNPFLDPEGDPPLATYQPIWESDRCTKTCLSDPTPPCTSEEQFTAEPPCRRVPDHISMSRIAYFKRKFVDDDDEAPFSFRTYCQTVAPVLEERAHVLRLSLEKMRFIDDPEAFLRRSVLVNNLLRRLRAEILLQSTDWCFPPNPAFAAGPCILPPSTNPAHQALHRAVPARICLAPQAGPPLRKRFRMVRGGQGDLRPDCAQTCCCIYAAAAAAGHYLHLPFSMYDAALSACPSTPHSSSFFQLASHSKLGLTVAIDDHDDEDEDLEEEEENEEEDEEREEERKKNDERRQAGPSVDVVSDKSSQKSRTRTLMGDGHRRTDRVEEEEGEQEEEEERKRRRKRV; encoded by the exons ATGACCCTTGTTTTGTCCATGAATCCTTTCCTGGACCCAGAGGGAGACCCTCCGCTCGCCACATACCAGCCCATATGGGAGTCGGATCGCTGCACTAAGACCTGCCTGTCAGACCCCACACCGCCATGCACCTCCGAAGAACAGTTCACAGCAG AGCCGCCCTGCAGACGAGTTCCTGATCATATTTCTATGTCAAGGATCGCATACTTCAAGAGGAAgtttgttgatgatgatgatgaggcaCCCTTTAGCTTTAGGACATACTGCCAGACT GTTGCACCAGTACTGGAGGAGCGTGCCCACGTGCTGCGCCTCTCCCTGGAGAAGATGCGATTCATCGACGACCCCGAGGCATTCCTCCGACGCTCCGTTCTTGTTAACAACCTCCTCCGGCGTCTGCGAGCAGAGATCCTGCTCCAGAGCACTGACTGGTGCTTCCCGCCCAACCCAGCGTTCGCCGCTGGCCCCTGCATCCTGCCTCCCAGCACGAACCCAGCACACCAGGCTCTCCACAGAGCGGTGCCCGCCCGGATCTGCTTAGCGCCCCAAGCTGGACCGCCCTTACGCAAGCGTTTCCGAATGGTCCGTGGAGGACAGGGGGATCTACGCCCCGACTGTGCCCAGACATGCTGCTGCATCTACGCAGCGGCGGCGGCTGCGGGACACTACCTCCACCTCCCATTCTCCATGTACGACGCAGCACTCTCTGCCTGCCCGTCCACACCACACTCCTCCTCGTTTTTTCAGCTGGCTAGCCATAGTAAGTTAGGGCTGACCGTAGCCATAGATGATCACGACGATGAGGATGAAGATcttgaggaagaggaggaaaatgaagaagaggacgaagagcgggaggaggagaggaagaagaatgaTGAAAGAAGACAAGCAGGGCCTTCGGTTGATGTTGTTAGTGACAAATCGAGCCAGAAAAGTAGGACTCGGACCCTGATGGGTGATGGACACAGAAGAACAGATAGGgtagaagaagaggagggggagcaggaggaagaggaggagaggaagaggaggaggaagagggtgtGA